From Puntigrus tetrazona isolate hp1 chromosome 8, ASM1883169v1, whole genome shotgun sequence, the proteins below share one genomic window:
- the nt5dc2 gene encoding 5'-nucleotidase domain-containing protein 2: MACKKIGSLSNAVWQRSAARRVSLCAGLNIPAFACGSFASAGATMNGQNCCKDGHNCGPTRNLAANHNPVAAPVTSHRHQIVGKESLTKSGRAFSSTAPKINNKTYLWARYNEMKRLVHDLIPPGVCNLLNPSTIYANNEVNLEEVDIYGFDYDYTLALYSSALDEMIYNKAREFLVQHYKYPEGISKYDYIPNFATRGLHYDIQKGLLMKIDAFHYIQLGTVYRGLKPVPDEEVMKLYGGSNHVPLHQVSGFYGKGPKMKQFMDVFSIPEMTLLAAANDYFISNDIEYDPVHLYKDVSDAIGMVHIKGYMYKWIMQDLEKYILRGDETYAVLHRLASHGKKLFLITNSPFSFVDKGMKYMVGKEWRDFFDVVIVQADKPHFFNDCVKPFRRLDSNGDLQWDRIKSLEKGQIYKQGNLVDFLKLTGWRGSKVFYFGDHLYSDLADLMLRHGWRTGAIVPELEVETKVVNTEQYAQSLTWLQALTGLLERMQMYRDPESKKVLQEWLKEREELRAVTKNLFNPHFGSIFRTCHNPTYFSRRLCRFSDLYMASISCLLNYDLSYTFYPRRTPLQHEAPLWMDQLCTGCMKTPFLEEMAHIR, from the exons ATGGCTTGCAAAAAAATAGGCAGCTTAAGTAACGCAGTGTGGCAAAGAAGCGCCGCACGCAGAGTTTCGCTGTGTGCAGGATTGAATATTCCTGCTTTTGCCTGTGGAAGCTTCGCCTCGGCTGGTGCAACAATGAACGGACAGAACTGCTGCAAAGATGGACACAACTGTGGACCGACGAGAAATCTAGCAGCTAACCATAACCCTGTCGCGGCCCCGGTCACGTCGCACAGACATCAGATCGTGGGCAAGGAGTCTCTTACCAAATCTGGCAGGGCTTTCTCATCCACGGCCCCAAAGATCAACAATAAAACGTACTTGTGGGCGAGATACAACGAGATGAAACGGCTCGTGCACG ATTTGATTCCTCCTGGGGTGTGCAATCTTTTGAACCCTTCCACCATCTATGCCAACAACGAGGTGAATCTGGAAGAGGTGGACATCTACGGCTTTGACTACGATTACACGCTCGCGCTCTATTCCAGCGCGCTGGACGAGATGATATACAACAAGGCGCGAGAGTTTCTCGTTCAGCACTACAAG TATCCTGAGGGAATCAGTAAGTATGACTACATTCCCAACTTCGCAACTCGGGGACTTCACTACGACATCCAAAAG GGACTACTGATGAAAATCGACGCCTTCCATTACATTCAGTTGGGCACTGTTTATAG GGGTCTGAAACCTGTCCCCGATGAGGAGGTCATGAAACTTTACGGAGGTTCGAATCATGTTCCCCTCCACCAAGTCAGTGGATTTTACGGCAAG ggtcCCAAAATGAAGCAGTTTATGGATGTGTTCTCCATCCCTGAGATGACTCTCTTGGCAGCTGCGAACGATTACTTTATCTCAAATGACATTGAGTATGACCCAGTTCATCTCTACAAAGATGTCTCA GATGCGATTGGAATGGTGCATATTAAGGGATACATGTACAAATGGATCATGCAAGATCTTG AGAAATACATTCTCCGAGGAGACGAGACATACGCTGTGTTGCACCGGCTGGCCAGTCATGGGAAGAAGCTTTTCCTTATTACCAACAGCCCCTTCAGCTTTGT tgataAAGGTATGAAGTACATGGTTGGAAAGGAGTGGAGGGACTTCTTTGACGTTGTCATTGTTCAGGCTGACAAACCTCATTTTTTTAACGATTGTGTAAA ACCATTCAGACGTTTGGACAGCAATGGAGACTTGCAGTGGGATAGAATCAAGAGTTTGGAGAAGGGACAGATTTATAAACAG GGAAACCTCGTGGACTTTTTGAAGCTAACAGGATGGCGAGGGTCCAAGGTTTTCTATTTTGGAGATCATCTCTACAGTGACTTGGCA GACCTGATGCTGCGTCATGGGTGGAGGACGGGAGCGATTGTGCCTGAACTTGAGGTGGAGACAAAGGTGGTGAACACAGAGCAGTACGCTCAAAGTCTCACGTGGTTGCAGGCGCTCACCGGACTGCTGGAGCGCATGCAG ATGTATCGGGACCCTGAGTCCAAGAAGGTTCTGCAGGAGTggctgaaagagagagaggagctaCG GGCAGTCACCAAGAACCTCTTCAACCCTCACTTTGGCAGCATATTCCGTACCTGCCACAACCCCACCTACTTTTCCCGCCGCCTGTGCCGATTCTCAGACCTCTACATGGCCTCTATCAGCTGCCTGCTGAACTACGACCTCTCATACACCTTCTACCCTCGCCGAACGCCCCTGCAGCACGAAGCCCCCCTCTGGATGGACCAGCTCTGCACCGGCTGCATGAAGACACCCTTCTTAGAAGAGATGGCCCATATCCGTTAA
- the tbc1d25 gene encoding TBC1 domain family member 25 isoform X2 yields the protein MSAEEERGVVRVKVKKCEGVLPVEFRSFAVDPQITSLEVLQHILIRAFELNGKRNFGISYLSRDRAGVEVYVSLLSDWDLDAAFVSAAKPFLQLKMDIKPSEDSPVLEDWDIISPKDVIGSDQLQGEKRSLASAALPFTQSLLSQVGRTLSRVQQALSWSYGEEVKPFKPPLSDAEFHSYLNSQGQLTRPEELRLRIYHGGVEPSLRKVVWRYLLNVYPDGLTGQERMDYMKRKTREYDQLKSEWTARVSAEDLEFIRGNVLKDVLRTDRAHSYYAGSEDSPHLTALTDLLTTFAITHPQVSYCQGMSDIASPILAVMDNEAHAFICFCGIMKRLEGNFRPDGQLMSIKFQHLKLLLQYSDPEFYAYLVSKGADDLFFCYRWLLLELKREFAFDDALRMLEVTWSSLPPDPPETEVELLGPAFEADQSCVLQNLHQNVDMEEIEEKQTERQRRRHMLRPSREEGDGGRNFIVDEEKGPRKEGEGEYGVDDMVKNNVTAPAPSFEKQFQSAHSSLPFSVRQSTEESEDDPGEQVPLIGNHTPSSPGQRDSPNGQAASPASSLPSGLPNWKSSSNHSPEASNSPSSWRTASPDALSKCTSSSSSGDKAVSPDKPPGGFTSSQAVINETGAQSPSVVPGRSLLASPSQGYNRSLLSSPVLSFGKSPSLPKAFSSNLPSPCRPTGSGVTSPNTNKPEGGGIKPCSLPPPQEFGKGNPFMLFLCLSILLEHRDHIVKNSLDYNELAMHFDRLVRRHNLGRILQRAKALFADYLQSEVWDSEEGDEVSLDSPTTAATSPQTPTTRPPFLNVQPSLGTLPNSTYNLANTIPSPTTPVALSPSDS from the exons ATGTCGGCTGAGGAGGAGAGGGGGGTAGTTCGTGTCAAAGTCAAG AAGTGTGAAGGGGTGTTACCAGTGGAGTTCCGCTCTTTTGCTGTTGATCCTCAAATAACCTCACTGGAGGTGTTGCAGCATATCCTGATACGGGCATTTGAGCTGAATGG GAAACGCAACTTTGGGATAAGTTACCTGTCCCGTGACCGTGCAGGTGTGGAGGTCTATGTGTCTCTGCTGTCCGACTGGGATTTAGATGCAGCATTTGTCAGTGCGGCAAAGCCTTTCCTCCAGCTAAAGATGGACATCAAACCATCAGAGGACA GTCCTGTTTTGGAGGATTGGGATATAATCAGCCCTAAGGATGTGATTGGCTCAGACCAGTTGCAGGGAGAGAAGAGGTCGTTGGCTTCTGCTGCACTTCCTTTCACACAGTCGCTGCTGTCCCAG GTGGGTCGCACTCTATCACGTGTGCAGCAGGCCTTGAGTTGGTCCTATGGGGAGGAAGTGAAACCATTCAAGCCTCCCTTAAGTGATGCTGAGTTCCACAGTTACCTGAACAGCCAAGGTCAACTGACCCGCCCGGAGGAACTTAGACTTCGTATATATCATGGTGGGGTTGAGCCATCCTTACGCAAG GTTGTTTGGCGATACCTCCTTAATGTGTACCCAGATGGTCTGACAGGACAAGAGAGAATGGACTACATGAAGAGAAAGACAAGAGAGTACGACCAGCTTAAGAGCGAATGGACAGCACGGGTCAGTGCAGAGGACCTGGAGTTCATCAGGGGAAACGTTCTGAAAGATGTTCTTCGAACAGACCGAGCACATTCTTACTACGCAGGCTCAGAGGACAGCCCACATCTCACCGCCTTGACAGACCTCCTCACCACCTTTGCTATTACACACCCACAG gTGTCTTATTGCCAAGGCATGAGTGATATTGCCTCGCCAATCCTCGCCGTCATGGATAATGAAGCTCACGCCTTTATTTGCTTCTGTGGCATTATGAAACGTCTTGAGGGCAACTTCCGCCCTGATGGACAACTTATGTCCATTAAGTTCCAGCATCTCAAGTTGCTTTTGCAGTATTCAGACCCTGAGTTTTATGCCTACCTAGTCTCAAAAGGTGCAGATGATCTGTTTTTCTGTTACCGCTGGCTGCTTTTGGAGCTGAAGCGTGAATTTGCTTTTGATGATGCCCTGAGAATGCTGGAGGTCACCTGGAGCTCCTTGCCACCTGATCCACCTGAGACAGAGGTGGAGCTTCTGGGGCCAGCTTTTGAGGCGGATCAGTCCTGTGTCTTGCAGAATCTCCATCAGAATGTGGACATGGAGGAGATTGAAGAGAAGCAGACGGAAAGGCAGAGGAGACGTCACATGCTCAGACCGTCCCGAGAAGAAGGAGATGGGGGGCGTAACTTCATAGTGGATGAGGAGAAGGGGCCTCGGAAGGAAGGTGAAGGAGAGTACGGTGTAGATGACATGGTCAAGAACAATGTCACAGCTCCAGCTCCATCATTTGAGAAGCAG TTTCAGTCTGCACACTCTTCATTGCCATTCTCGGTCCGTCAGTCAACAGAGGAAAGTGAGGATGACCCTGGAGAGCAGGTACCTCTTATCGGCAATCATACACCATCTTCTCCAGGGCAAAGAGACTCTCCCAATGGTCAAGCAGCTTCCCCAGCATCATCTCTTCCTTCTGGTCTACCAAATTGGAAGAGTAGCTCAAACCATTCACCGGAAGCATCTAATTCTCCATCTAGCTGGAGAACGGCATCTCCTGATGCCCTTTCAAAATGCACATCCTCTTCCTCTAGTGGAGACAAAGCTGTGTCTCCTGATAAACCTCCTGGGGGGTTCACATCCTCACAAGCTGTGATAAATGAAACTGGGGCTCAATCCCCATCTGTGGTCCCAGGGAGATCTTTACTGGCATCTCCATCGCAGGGTTACAATCGTTCGCTTCTCTCTTCTCCTGTTTTATCCTTTGGCAAGTCGCCGTCTTTGCCCAAAGCGTTCTCGAGCAATCTTCCCTCGCCATGCAGACCCACCGGGTCTGGCGTAACTTctccaaacacaaacaaaccagaaGGAGGTGGAATTAAACCCTGCTCGCTTCCTCCTCCTCAAGAGTTTGGAAAAGGGAATCCCTTCATGCTTTTCCTTTGCTTGTCAATCCTGCTGGAACATCGTGACCACATTGTCAAAAACAGTCTGGATTATAATGAGCTGGCCATGCACTTTGACCGCCTGGTCCGTCGCCACAACCTTGGGCGTATTCTACAGCGAGCTAAAGCCCTCTTTGCAGACTACCTGCAGAGTGAGGTATGGGACTCGGAGGAAGGGGATGAAGTCAGCTTGGACTCCCCAACCACAGCAGCAACATCACCCCAAACACCTACAACTAGACCTCCTTTCCTTAATGTACAGCCCTCTCTGGGTACCTTACCGAATTCAACCTATAATCTGGCCAATACCATTCCCTCTCCAACAACTCCTGTTGCGCTCTCTCCATCTGATTCCTGA
- the tbc1d25 gene encoding TBC1 domain family member 25 isoform X1, with amino-acid sequence MSAEEERGVVRVKVKKCEGVLPVEFRSFAVDPQITSLEVLQHILIRAFELNGKRNFGISYLSRDRAGVEVYVSLLSDWDLDAAFVSAAKPFLQLKMDIKPSEDSPVLEDWDIISPKDVIGSDQLQGEKRSLASAALPFTQSLLSQVGRTLSRVQQALSWSYGEEVKPFKPPLSDAEFHSYLNSQGQLTRPEELRLRIYHGGVEPSLRKVVWRYLLNVYPDGLTGQERMDYMKRKTREYDQLKSEWTARVSAEDLEFIRGNVLKDVLRTDRAHSYYAGSEDSPHLTALTDLLTTFAITHPQVSYCQGMSDIASPILAVMDNEAHAFICFCGIMKRLEGNFRPDGQLMSIKFQHLKLLLQYSDPEFYAYLVSKGADDLFFCYRWLLLELKREFAFDDALRMLEVTWSSLPPDPPETEVELLGPAFEADQSCVLQNLHQNVDMEEIEEKQTERQRRRHMLRPSREEGDGGRNFIVDEEKGPRKEGEGEYGVDDMVKNNVTAPAPSFEKQASFGEFKYYSGRNEDSFEMNENDCSDPTLSPVQFQSAHSSLPFSVRQSTEESEDDPGEQVPLIGNHTPSSPGQRDSPNGQAASPASSLPSGLPNWKSSSNHSPEASNSPSSWRTASPDALSKCTSSSSSGDKAVSPDKPPGGFTSSQAVINETGAQSPSVVPGRSLLASPSQGYNRSLLSSPVLSFGKSPSLPKAFSSNLPSPCRPTGSGVTSPNTNKPEGGGIKPCSLPPPQEFGKGNPFMLFLCLSILLEHRDHIVKNSLDYNELAMHFDRLVRRHNLGRILQRAKALFADYLQSEVWDSEEGDEVSLDSPTTAATSPQTPTTRPPFLNVQPSLGTLPNSTYNLANTIPSPTTPVALSPSDS; translated from the exons ATGTCGGCTGAGGAGGAGAGGGGGGTAGTTCGTGTCAAAGTCAAG AAGTGTGAAGGGGTGTTACCAGTGGAGTTCCGCTCTTTTGCTGTTGATCCTCAAATAACCTCACTGGAGGTGTTGCAGCATATCCTGATACGGGCATTTGAGCTGAATGG GAAACGCAACTTTGGGATAAGTTACCTGTCCCGTGACCGTGCAGGTGTGGAGGTCTATGTGTCTCTGCTGTCCGACTGGGATTTAGATGCAGCATTTGTCAGTGCGGCAAAGCCTTTCCTCCAGCTAAAGATGGACATCAAACCATCAGAGGACA GTCCTGTTTTGGAGGATTGGGATATAATCAGCCCTAAGGATGTGATTGGCTCAGACCAGTTGCAGGGAGAGAAGAGGTCGTTGGCTTCTGCTGCACTTCCTTTCACACAGTCGCTGCTGTCCCAG GTGGGTCGCACTCTATCACGTGTGCAGCAGGCCTTGAGTTGGTCCTATGGGGAGGAAGTGAAACCATTCAAGCCTCCCTTAAGTGATGCTGAGTTCCACAGTTACCTGAACAGCCAAGGTCAACTGACCCGCCCGGAGGAACTTAGACTTCGTATATATCATGGTGGGGTTGAGCCATCCTTACGCAAG GTTGTTTGGCGATACCTCCTTAATGTGTACCCAGATGGTCTGACAGGACAAGAGAGAATGGACTACATGAAGAGAAAGACAAGAGAGTACGACCAGCTTAAGAGCGAATGGACAGCACGGGTCAGTGCAGAGGACCTGGAGTTCATCAGGGGAAACGTTCTGAAAGATGTTCTTCGAACAGACCGAGCACATTCTTACTACGCAGGCTCAGAGGACAGCCCACATCTCACCGCCTTGACAGACCTCCTCACCACCTTTGCTATTACACACCCACAG gTGTCTTATTGCCAAGGCATGAGTGATATTGCCTCGCCAATCCTCGCCGTCATGGATAATGAAGCTCACGCCTTTATTTGCTTCTGTGGCATTATGAAACGTCTTGAGGGCAACTTCCGCCCTGATGGACAACTTATGTCCATTAAGTTCCAGCATCTCAAGTTGCTTTTGCAGTATTCAGACCCTGAGTTTTATGCCTACCTAGTCTCAAAAGGTGCAGATGATCTGTTTTTCTGTTACCGCTGGCTGCTTTTGGAGCTGAAGCGTGAATTTGCTTTTGATGATGCCCTGAGAATGCTGGAGGTCACCTGGAGCTCCTTGCCACCTGATCCACCTGAGACAGAGGTGGAGCTTCTGGGGCCAGCTTTTGAGGCGGATCAGTCCTGTGTCTTGCAGAATCTCCATCAGAATGTGGACATGGAGGAGATTGAAGAGAAGCAGACGGAAAGGCAGAGGAGACGTCACATGCTCAGACCGTCCCGAGAAGAAGGAGATGGGGGGCGTAACTTCATAGTGGATGAGGAGAAGGGGCCTCGGAAGGAAGGTGAAGGAGAGTACGGTGTAGATGACATGGTCAAGAACAATGTCACAGCTCCAGCTCCATCATTTGAGAAGCAGGCAAGTTTTGGTGAATTCAAGTATTATAGCGGCCGAAATGAGGACAGCTTTGAGATGAATGAAAACGATTGCTCTGATCCCACGTTATCTCCTGTACAGTTTCAGTCTGCACACTCTTCATTGCCATTCTCGGTCCGTCAGTCAACAGAGGAAAGTGAGGATGACCCTGGAGAGCAGGTACCTCTTATCGGCAATCATACACCATCTTCTCCAGGGCAAAGAGACTCTCCCAATGGTCAAGCAGCTTCCCCAGCATCATCTCTTCCTTCTGGTCTACCAAATTGGAAGAGTAGCTCAAACCATTCACCGGAAGCATCTAATTCTCCATCTAGCTGGAGAACGGCATCTCCTGATGCCCTTTCAAAATGCACATCCTCTTCCTCTAGTGGAGACAAAGCTGTGTCTCCTGATAAACCTCCTGGGGGGTTCACATCCTCACAAGCTGTGATAAATGAAACTGGGGCTCAATCCCCATCTGTGGTCCCAGGGAGATCTTTACTGGCATCTCCATCGCAGGGTTACAATCGTTCGCTTCTCTCTTCTCCTGTTTTATCCTTTGGCAAGTCGCCGTCTTTGCCCAAAGCGTTCTCGAGCAATCTTCCCTCGCCATGCAGACCCACCGGGTCTGGCGTAACTTctccaaacacaaacaaaccagaaGGAGGTGGAATTAAACCCTGCTCGCTTCCTCCTCCTCAAGAGTTTGGAAAAGGGAATCCCTTCATGCTTTTCCTTTGCTTGTCAATCCTGCTGGAACATCGTGACCACATTGTCAAAAACAGTCTGGATTATAATGAGCTGGCCATGCACTTTGACCGCCTGGTCCGTCGCCACAACCTTGGGCGTATTCTACAGCGAGCTAAAGCCCTCTTTGCAGACTACCTGCAGAGTGAGGTATGGGACTCGGAGGAAGGGGATGAAGTCAGCTTGGACTCCCCAACCACAGCAGCAACATCACCCCAAACACCTACAACTAGACCTCCTTTCCTTAATGTACAGCCCTCTCTGGGTACCTTACCGAATTCAACCTATAATCTGGCCAATACCATTCCCTCTCCAACAACTCCTGTTGCGCTCTCTCCATCTGATTCCTGA
- the LOC122350200 gene encoding properdin-like — protein sequence MNLILWGIVLFGIYVPQSVSQMVDCFSSFTLSRGKCSGLLGQVQKDKCCLNTNYGYQEADGICKSCGRPTWSEWSSWGECTVSCREGVTQRRRSCYGIGDCADPENLGTLQTKPCVKRPCCPVEGGWSEWGNWQLCSVTCGDGMKKRTRTCSEPIPECGGSCSGAAEEATNCSTEIICPTHGGWSSWGRWGPCPVTCLKEGRNPEKEVRTRTCTNPLPSVVPRGNNCEGSNTDTRPCSGLPFCPDDGNWGAWTGSTPCSVTCGVGQQTQRRKCDSPKPAHGGRQCRGEDQKTGVCVVDVPCPVNGIWSEWEEWSKCKQPSTKTIRCANREGTRRRLRDCIERKHDGAHCEGEIVQHSNCYDINNCPMQGVLTEWSEWSYCKPDCGQDSEQTRERVCVADISKYRFQDRSLFTGFAIINCTNLENDIERKPCHNVPECNNKE from the exons ATGAATCTGATCTTGTGGGGGATTGTGCTCTTCGGGATCTATGTCCCACAGTCAG TTTCACAGATGGTGGactgtttttcatcatttacctTGTCCCGTGGGAAATGTAGTGGTCTTTTGGGTCAAGTTCAAAAAGACAAGTGTTGCTTGAACACCAACTACGGCTACCAAGAAGCAGATGGCATTTGTAAGTCCTGTGG GCGGCCGACGTGGTCTGAATGGTCTAGCTGGGGCGAGTGTACGGTGAGTTGTAGAGAGGGTGTCACCCAAAGGCGACGGTCTTGTTATGGCATTGGTGATTGTGCAGACCCTGAAAATCTAGGAACGCTTCAAACTAAACCATGCGTGAAAAGACCTTGCTGTCCAG TGGAAGGTGGCTGGTCAGAGTGGGGGAACTGGCAGTTGTGTTCAGTCACATGTGGCGATGGAATGAAAAAGAGGACAAGAACATGCTCTGAACCCATTCCAGAATGTGGGGGCTCCTGCAGCGGGGCAGCGGAAGAAGCCACCAACTGCTCCACTGAAATAATCTGTCCGA CTCACGGCGGGTGGTCGAGTTGGGGAAGATGGGGTCCCTGCCCAGTTACTTGTCTTAAAGAAGGACGCAATCCTGAAAAAGAGGTTCGTACAAGGACATGCACCAACCCTCTTCCATCTGTGGTGCCACGTGGCAATAACTGCGAAGGCTCCAACACGGACACCCGCCCTTGCAGCGGACTACCTTTCTGCCCAG ACGATGGAAACTGGGGCGCCTGGACAGGTTCCACGCCCTGCTCTGTGACGTGTGGAGTGGGCCAGCAGACTCAAAGACGGAAGTGTGATTCTCCTAAACCCGCACACGGTGGAAGACAGTGTCGAGGTGAAGACCAAAAAACTGGTGTCTGCGTCGTTGACGTGCCCTGTCCAG TTAATGGGATATGGTCCGAATGGGAAGAGTGGAGTAAATGTAAACAACCTTCAACTAAAACCATTAGATGTGCGAACAGAGAGGGAACCCGAAGGAGATTGAGAGACTGTATTGAAAGAAAACACGATGGAGCCCACTGTGAAGGAGAGATTGTTCAACATAGCAACTGCTATGACATTAACAACTGTCCAA TGCAGGGCGTTTTAACAGAGTGGAGTGAGTGGAGTTATTGCAAACCTGACTGTGGGCAAGACTCTGAACAAACCAGAGAAAGAGTCTGTGTCGCTGACATCTCTAAATACCG GTTCCAAGACCGCAGTCTTTTTACAGGGTTTGCAATAATTAACTGTACAAATCTGGAAAACGACATAGAAAGAAAACCATGTCACAATGTTCCTGAGTGCAACAATAAG GAATGA